The following is a genomic window from Niabella soli DSM 19437.
ACGGCGGATGGGTTAAAAGCTACATCAAGCTCAATTATTGTAGAATAATTGCCTGATTATTGCTACGATGATACATTAAGGCATCGTCATTTCGATGCGCCCGACGCAGGAGGGTGAAGAGAAATCTCAATATTAAAGAACGGGATTCCTCTGTTCACTCCTCCCGGTTTTCGTTCTGTTGTGTGGACACATGCCCTGAGTTTGTACTCAAATTGATCTTTCTGTAGTAATTACTGAAGTACCCGAAGGGTGCAATGTGCATAACCTTCAGCGTTAGCTGGGGGGCAACAAATAGGCAGCGAGCGGCCCCCGGATGGGGTCGAATCCGCTACTACATCTGCCGCCCCTGGCCGCGCCAGGGGCTATTCACATTGCGCCCTCCGGGCTATACCTGCTTTATTTCAATAAGTATTCGTTATTCAGTTGTCGTATATCCGGCGAATCTAAAGTGTCAGATTATTTATCGATCTTTCATAACTTAAAAACATATGTCATCGGCATCTGGCATATCTTTCTTTCTGATGTAGTTTTAAAATCTAGTTAGAATTAAACGTAAATCAGACAAATAATATATTACATATTAGCCGTTTCTGAAATTTCTTTCGCGCCCCCGCTAACAGCGGGGGCGCTTTAGTAATGCGCTAAAAGGCTTTGAAAGCTTCTCGCCTACCGAACGCAAACCATTGCGTAAAATAGGAAAATATTCCATTTTCTTAGCGAAACATGACATTGCTTGTTCTTACCAGACGTTCTATTTTTAACGTCGGTTTCAGGAAATTATTTTTTTAAACTTCTACAACGGTTGTAAGATGCTCTGGTTATTTAGAAAGGAAGGCTTGCGTTTCATTGGAAAATTTGCTTTAACAGGAATGCTGATCATTGGGGTAGCCCACGCGCAATCCGACGAGGCAGCAATCGCCTATAAAAAAAGTATAGAGGCCCGTGCGTATAAAATTGTTACACCGTTAGACTTGAAAGATTCTGTAAAATTTTATAAGGTGCGGGATGTAGTTGCCAAACAATATATAGAGCTGAGCGCCATTGATGCGCGGGATGCCGCTGCGGTAAAAACAATTAAGAACGCCGCGAAAGATAAAGCGGCAACAGATGCAGCGCTGGCCGACCAACAGAAAAAACTAACTGCTGAAAAAACACAGCAACATAAGGTTTATTTAACGCAATTATCAAAATACCTCGATGCCGGGCAGATCGATGTCATCAAAAACGGCATGACCTATAATGTATTGCCGCTTACTTACAAAGGGTACCTGGAAATGATCCCCCGGTTAACCACTGAAGAGAAACAATACATTATGAATGCCCTGGTAGAGGCGCGGGAGTTGGCCATAGATGCGGGGTCCTCCGAAAAGAAACATGCCTGGTTTGGAAAATACAAAGGGCGGATCAATAACTATCTGTCTTCACATGGGTATGATGTAAATAAAGAAAGCAAAGCGTGGCAGGAACGTATGAAAACACAACAGGCACATAAATAAACAACAAAAACAAAAAACCAAAAAGCCATATGTTTTACAAAACAATTTTAAAGGTCGCGTGCGTTGTACTGACTATCTGTTGGGGACTACAGGCGCAGGCGCAAACAAAAACGATCTCGGGCCAGACTGTAGACGATTCTACCGGAGAGGTCATTTCCGGTGTTACCATTAAAGTGAAAAATGGTCCGCAAACTGCTGTCTCCAATAGTCAGGGGATTTTTACAATGAATATATCCGCCGCCGGCGCAACCTTACAGTATTCACACATCGGATACGAATACGGTGAGCTGCGGGTAACCCCCGGGGATTCCATCCGGATAAAAATTAAAAGACAGGAGAACAAGCTGGATGAAATAGTGGTAATCGGGTATGGTACCCAAAACAAAAGAAATATTACAGGATCGATAGCCACTATTGACCCCGCAGCGGTTGCGGATAATCCCGTAGCCTCCATTACAGAGGCCTTGCGCGGTCAGATCCCGGGCCTTAATGTGTCGGGGGGGAGTACCCGCCCGGGTACGTTAGCAACCCTTGATATACGGCAACAGTTCAACTGGGGTAAGGATAACGGTAATAACCTCCCCCTGATCGTAATTGACGATGTAATACAGGTTGATCCTCAAACAGGTTTGAACAGCCTGGACCGGTTCAATCAGTTGGATCTGTCTGAAGTTGAAAGTATTACTGTTGTGCGTGATGCCGCAGCGGCCATTTATGGTTCACGAGCCTCTCAGGGCGCCTTGATCGTAAAAACCAAAAGAGGAAAAATAGGCGCTCCGCGGGTGACTTATAATGCAAAATTTGAAACCAACAATGCGGTAAGTCACGCTAAAGTGATGAATGCAAGACAATTTGGCGAGTTCTCCAACCGTTTTGGAAGAGCTGCGGGCTGGAACACAAATAACCTGTATACAGACAATGAATTGGCTTCGATGGATTCTTTAAATTATGACTGGCTGGCTAATGACTGGAGAGCAGCTAATGCCATGCAACACTCTTTAGATCTTAGTGGCGGCGCTGAACGGGCTACTTATTTTACCGGGGTGTCCTATTATACCCAAAGCCCCAACCTGGGCTCACAGGATTTTAAAAGATGGACCTATAGGGGAGGTACCGATGTAAAGTTGTTAAGCGGCTTACGTTTAGGCGTAACAATTGCAGCAGCTAATACCAATCTGGAAAAGTCATTTAGTAAAATAAACTTTAGTGATGGTTTTGCGGTTGGCGGTGAACAAAATGATTATAACGTTTTATTACACATGCCTAAGTATATTCCGTGGTCATATAATATAAATGGGATGGATCAGTATATATCACCACCCCTAAGCTCAAACAGGTTAGGTAGCGCCTCCGGAAACAATTCCTTAAGTAACTATAACTATTATGCCTTAATGAATAATGGGTCCAAGACTACTAATAAGCAGTTTAATTATAATGTTAACTTCTCATTGCAGTATGATGTTCCGTTTATTAAAGGCTTAGCGTTTAAAGTAAACTATGGCTTGTCGCAGGCATCTGGCAACACTGAACAGAATATGTTCCCTATTTTGTTATATCAGAACAAGGACATCACGTCTGCCGGACAGCATTTATTCTCTGAAGTCGATCCTACCCATTGGGCTGCAATAACGAACAAGGCCAATACACGCGTTACCTACGACAACACTACTTCTAAAAATGAACAATCCAACTTTTTTGTTACATATGATAGAAAATTTGGAGAGCATAGCCTTTCCGCAATGGCTTCGGTTGAAAGAGCGACTAATAGTGGGGAAGACAGGTACCAAATATATGACACGCCTAATGCGGATATTTATAATGGTACTTCAATATCTGCGGGAACGCTTAATACATCTAATACGATTACCTATCGTTATGAGGGAGGCTCTTTATCCTACCTGGGCCGTTTGAACTACAGCTTTAAGAACAGGTATTTGTTGCAGTTTGTTTTCAGGTCTGATGCCTCCACTGTTTTTGCTCCTGAGAATTACTGGGGATTTTTCCCGGCACTGTCTGCAGGATGGGTGATGTCTGACGAGAAATTTATCAGAGATAATCTTCCCTGGGTCAATTTTTTAAAGATCCGTGCTAACGTTGGTCATACCGGAAATAATAACATTAAACCCTGGAAGTGGTTACAGGTTTACGGGGCACAAACAGATAAAGGTTTTGGCTTTGGCAGCAATGGCGGAATGTACGTTACAGGCCTGACCCCGGGCGTTACGCCTAACCGGGAGGTTAGATGGGATAATACCCTGCAACGAAACTTTGGACTGGATATGGCTTTTCTGAAGAATCGCCTCTCCGTCACCTTCGATCAGTATTTTAATTCTACCCGCGATATGTTAACCGATATGTCGAAAGCACTTAATTCTCCTATCTCCGTTGGTGGTGCATTTGCCGAGCAAAATTTTGCCGCTGTAAATGCATGGGGAACGGAGCTTTCTGTTAATTGGAAGGACAATATAGGCGACTTCAACTATTCTATTGGTGTTAATACAGGCTTCAGCAATTATAAAACGGTTAAATATTTTGATCAGGCCTTTAACTATCCTTCTATAACAAGTACCGCCAGGGCTATCGGCAATTATGCCTATGCGCCGGTGTGGGGTTTCAGCACATGGAAGCAAACATCAGGCGGGGATGGTATATTACGTACGGATGCCGATATTGATAATTACTGGAACTATCTGACCCAAAATGCTGCGAATTCCGGCATTGCAGGTGCAGCGCCCAATTTTATGGGGATTACCACAAAATCGGCTATGAAAAAGGGAATGTTAGTGTATCAAGATGAGGCTGGGGCATTGGACGCAAACGGTAAAACAATTGCAGGTCCTAATGGTAGCGTTCAGGAAGACGAGGACTATGTTAAATTAAGAAAATCGAACAGAAGCTATGGGCTTACAACTAATATCAGTTTAGGCTGGAGGAACCTGTCGCTCCGTACACAAATAGCTACATCCTGGGGTGGAGACAGGATGCTGGATTATATTAAACAGGGAACTTCAAGCACTAATGCCATGTGGTCTCAGCCGATTTACCTGGTTAATATGTATGACTCTACTACCAATCCAAATGGCAGATATCCTAATCTGTATTATTATGATGCATTTGGGGGAGCAAATTCTGATTTTTTCATGTTGCCAACATTCAGAATGGTTGTCCGGAGTTTAAGTGTTGGGTATGCCTTGCCTGTGGCCTGGGTTAAAAAAGCAGGTATTCAAAATGCAAGGGTTTATCTTTCGGGGAATAACCTTTGGGACCTGTATAATCCTTATCCTAATAAATACCGCAATATGTACGATGATCCAAAGTCAGAGTACCCGACATTGCGAACCTGGGCTTTGGGACTTAGTGTGGGATTTTAAAAATTTAGTTTAAGTTTTTAGCACTCGAATATTATTATGAAATGAGCTGTGCCGGATCTTATACACGTGATAAAAATATATTTAGCAGGACAATACGCTGCATAGTTAATCAGGTGGGCGTGGCGAAATCAAAAAAACAGACAAATGAAAAATAGAATATTATTTCTGCTGGCTTCCGTACTGCTTCTTGTCGCGGCAGGTTGCAATAAAAAATTTTTGGAAGATATGAAGCCCTATAATTCATATGGCGAAGACCAGGTTTTCTCCAATGAAACGCTGGCCGGCTGGTATATTGACAGGGTTTATAATTATTATTTTGTAAATTACAGAAGCCCTTTGCAACAGGTAGTAGGGTCCTATACCACAGACAGGTCGCAAATGACCGAAGAGTTGGGAGGAACCGTCAACAAATACACGGACCCTGGCCGTACCCTGCAGTTGGCAAAAGATGCTGATGGCTATTACGGCACCACTACATCCAGCATTAATAATAACCCTTATACACGTATCCGTTTTTGCAATGATATCATTGCAAAAATGGATCAGCCGGTTACGGGTAATTTATCAGCAACCTTTCGCCAAAGAGCAAAAGGCCAGATGTTCTTTTTAAGGGCCTTGCAATACTTTGACCTGGTAAGGGTGTATGGTGGTGTACCGATTGTATTAACGGTTCAAAATGCCAGTACCAGCGATCCATCTATACAAATACCCCGTTCTAAATCATCAGAATGCTTTGTACAGATTGTAAAAGACCTGGATTCTGCGGCAGCTTTGCTGCCCATGAAATGGGAGGTGCCGGCTACAGATTATGGCAGGCTGACTGCTGCGGGAGCCCTGGCAATGAAAAGCCGGGTATTGCTGACAGCAGCAAGCCCTTTATTTAATAAGGATTGGGATAATACCGGCAGCGATAAATGGCAGGCAGCTTTGCAGGCTGGGTTAGATGCTGAAACCAAGCTGACGGCGGCTGGCTACGGTTTGTACGGCTCAACCGCCAAAGACTGGGCACAAATGACGTATGCACAAACGGCTGCATTTAATAAAGAAGCTTTGATGGTATTCCTGTTTAGTACCAGTCAGATCTCATCCTCCGGATATAATAATGGCTGGGAGAATTCAGTAAGACCTACCGACTACAAAGGCTCGGGCAATGGTATTTCGGCCACCAAGGAAATGCTGGATTTATTCCCGCTTGCCAATGGGCTGCGCCCCACAGCGGCTAATGGCTACGTGGATACGTTTTTCTTCGCAAACAGGGATCCCCGTTTCTACCGGACCTTCGCTTTCTCTGGTTCTAAGTGGGGTATTAAAACAAATGCCAATAAATCTACCTGGTTTTACAGATGGAAACCAAGTGCAACCGGATCACCTGCCTATTATGGAAATAATCAGACCAGCAGCCCTGCAGTAGTGTATAAAATGTCGAACCCCGCCGCCGACAGCACCGGGTATACCTACTCCAATACCAGCATATTTGAATACCGGTATGCTGAACTTTTACTGAATATAGCTGAATGCTATGCTGCTAAAGGAGATGTTGGCAATGCCCTCACTTATCTGGGAAAGATACGGGCACGGGTAGGAATACCTTCGGCGAATAATTACGGTATTGGAACACCGGCCGATAAGTATGCTGCTATTGAAGCCTGTCTTTATGAACGCCGGATAGAACTGGCTTATGAAGGTAAGCGCTTCTGGGATGTACAGCGCTGGATGTTATATGATAATACCGATAATAGTGGTAACTCTGTAACAAAATTGGGACTTAAGCCCATAAACGGCACATCACGTAATGGCTACTACTGGCAAGCAAAAACTTATGTTGCCAAGGATCCGCTATCCGCTACCGACAGAAATATATTAATAGATCCGGATGCCTCAAATTTTAGTACCCAAATAGAAAACCTAAAGGCAGTTTATAATAAATGGTTTGTTATGACGCCATTAGATAAACCTATGGACCAGGTAAATAATACACCAGTGACTATATTATTCCGTCCAAACTATTATTTGTCGGGTCTTGGTACATCGCCATTGAGCAGTAACCCCTGGTTGCAGCAAACCATTGGATGGCAGGATTATTCCGGAGGCGCGGGTAATTTTGATTATCAACAATAATGAACAATATAATAAACTAATACTACTGGCTGATTAATTTAAATGTTTAATAAAAAAACGAACAACGTTAAAGATGGATTTTAAAAAAAGTGTACTGGCCGTTATTAGTATGGGTTTATTTTTTACATCCAATGCCCAATATCCCCAGGTATCAAAAGAAGACCAGGAGAAGGCAAAGGCGTTAATGGATGCTGCGGAAAAACATTCAGACAGTATGTGGGCCATTGCCTACCCCATTATAAAAAAAGAAGCAACAGAAGGCAGACCCTATATTCCCTGGGCTTCCCGGTATGATGAATTGCCCCATGCGGATATTCCTGCTTTTCCCGGAGCGGAAGGGGGTGGAAAAGTGGCCCGCGGCGGACGCGGCGGACGGGTGATTGTGGTAACCAACCTTAATGACGACGGGCCGGGAAGCTTTCGCTGGGCCTGTGAGCAAGGCGGAGCCCGGATCGTCGTGTTTAACGTGGCCGGCATTATCCGCCTGAAATCTCCTGTTATGGTGCGTGCTCCCTATATCACCATAGAAGGGCAAAGCGCGCCGGGCGATGGTATTTGCATTGCGGGTGAAACCGTGTGGCTCAACACCCATGATGTGATCATCCGCTATATGCGCTTTCGCCGGGGCGAAACCTGGGTGGGACGCAGGGATGACGCTATCGGTGGCAACCCGATCGGAAATATTATGATCGACCACGTATCGGCCACCTGGGGGCTGGATGAGAATATGAGCATGTACCGCCATATGTATAACGACAGTACCGGGAAAATTGAAGATAAGTTTGGGACCGTAAATATCACCATCCAGAACTCCATTTTCGCAGAATCCCTGGATACCTGGAACCATGCTTTTGGCAGCACCCTGGGCGGCGAAAATTGCAGCTTTATGCGGAACCTCTGGGCGGATAATACCGGGCGTAATCCTTCTGTAGGTTGGAATGGTATTTTTAATTTTGCAAACAACGTAGTGTTCAACTGGGTGCACCGCTCCATTGATGGCGGTGATTACCGGGCCCAGTTCAATATCATCAATAATTATTTTCAGCCGGGGCCGGCAACGCCTAAGAACAGTAATGTAGGGCACCGGATCCTGAAACCTGAAAGCGGCCGCAGTAAATTAAAATACCATGTATATGGCCGCGCTTATGTAAATGGTAACGTTATGCAGGGTTATCCTGAAATCACAAAAGATAACTGGAATGGCGGCGTACAGGTAGAAGAGGAGAAAGATGCGGGTGAATACACGCCTTATATAAAGCAGTCAAAGCCGCTTATAATGCCGCAACTGACCCTGGTGGATGCACAAACTGCCAGAAGCTTTGTATTGGCAAATGCCGGTGCTACTTTACCAAGGAGAGATGCTGTGGATACGCGTATTGTAAAACAGGTGGAAACCGGGAAGATCAATAATGTACCGTCCTGCCCGCTGCCAAAAACGCAATTTGTACACCGGCGGCTGCCCATTGATTCCTACAAAATCGGCATCATTACTGATCCCTGCCAGACAGGGGGCTACCCCGAGTATAAGGGAACACCTTATAAGGACTCCGATAATGATGGGATGCCGGACGATTATGAAAAGAAAAACGGGCTGAAGCCTAACGATGCATCCGACGCTGCTGCAATAGCAAAGAACGGGTACAGCAATATTGAAAATTATTTGAATAGTTTGGTGAACGTAAAGAATGTTGTGCCGGCAAAATAGATTAAAGCGCCGTCATTTCGACGAAGGTTTCTGAAAGAAACCGAGGAGAAATCTCGTTGTCGAAGCACGGGATCCCTCACTTCGTTCGGGATGACGGCGGGGAATAATGATGGGTGATTGGTACACCATCGCAGATTACATAAATAAAAATAAATAATGAACAGGAATTGGTTATACATGATTGGCTTTACAGGGATGCTGTTTTTTCAAAAGCAGGCAGCGGCTCAATATCCGGTGATCCCGAAATCAGTGGAAGATTCAGAGGCGGCTGTTATGGCCAGATACCAGAAGCTTTCTGATCAGGCATGGGCCAAAGCGCTCCCGGTTGTTGAGGGGGGAGAGAAAGCCGGCAAACCCTACAGGCCCTGGGCCTCAAAATCGTCCGACCTTTTAAAAGCGGCGATCCCGGCCTTCCCGGGTGCACAGGGTGGCGGCGCCTATACTTCCGGCGGGCGTGGCGGAAAAGTGTTTGTGGTTACTAATCTTAATGACGACGGACCGGGAAGTTTTCGCTGGGCCTGTGAACAGGGTGGCCCCCGCATTATTGTTTTTAACGTGGCAGGCATCATTCATTTAAGCCGCCCGCTCAACATACGGGCGCCCTATATAACCATAATGGGACAAAGCGCGCCGGGCGATGGGATCTGTATCGCAGGAGAATCCGTATTGATCGATACGCATGATGTGATCATCCGCTTTATGCGTTTCAGAAGAGGACAAACGGAAGTTACCAGAAGAGATGATGGGTTGGGCGGTAACGCTGTCGGCAATATTATGATCGATCATGTTTCTGCCAGTTGGGGATTGGATGAGAATATGAGCATCTATCGCCATGTATATGAACGGCAATCCAATGGAAAGGGCGAAAAATTACCAACGGTAAATGTAACCATACAAAACTCCATTTTTTCAGAAGCGCTGGATACCTGGAATCATGCTTTTGGCAGCACCATTGGCGGCAGGAACAGTACTTTTATGCGTAACCTCTGGGCAAATAACGTGGCCAGAAACCCTTCAGTAGGGATGGACGGTGATTTTGGGTTTGCCAATAATGTGATCTTTAACTGGTGGAACCGGAGCGCTGATGGCGGTGATGATAAATCGCTTTTTAATTTTATCAACAACTATTACAAGCCGGGGCCGATCACTCCAAAGAATCAGCCCATTGCTTATCGTATTTTAAAACCCGAATCCAGCCGGTCGAGAAAAGATACCCTGATCTTCGGAAAAGCGTATGTGAACGGAAATATTGTAGAGGGAAATGAAAAAGTTACGAAAGACAACTGGGCCGGAGGGGTGCAGTTGGAAGATAAGGCGGATGTTGCTGCGGCGCTGAGCCGGATCAGAGTGGACAAGCCCTTTCCGATGGCGACCTTCCCCATATTGAAAGCAACACAGGCATACGATTATGTATTAAAAAATGCGGGCGCGATATTGCCTGTACGGGATGCAGTGGATCAGCGGGTAGTGGAAGATGTACGAACCGGTAAGATCACGTATAGCAAAGATGCAAAGCCGGCCCCCGTATCCAAATACCTGAAGCGCAGGCTGCCGCTGGATTCTTATAAGGACGGGATCATTTCCGATATCCAACAGGTGGGCGGTTACCCGGCTTATAAGGGTACGCCTTACAAAGATTCCGATAATGACGGAATGCCGGATGAATATGAAAAGAAAAATGGTCTGAATCCCCGGAACGCTTCAGATGCCCCGGCCCTTGCGGCAAATGGGTATAGTAATGTTGAAAACTACCTGAACGGTTTAGTGAATCTTAACACAGTAACACCCCGGTAATCCGGGGTTTCTTTATTCGGAAGCATTTTTTCTGTGCTTCAGTTTTTTAGTGGCCGGCTTTTCACCATGGCGGCACTAAAAACCACGGGGAAAATATTATATTGATTAAAAGTATTATTTTGAAAGCAACACTTCTTTTAATAATTGCATTAGCTATTGGGTTGACTG
Proteins encoded in this region:
- a CDS encoding RagB/SusD family nutrient uptake outer membrane protein, which gives rise to MKNRILFLLASVLLLVAAGCNKKFLEDMKPYNSYGEDQVFSNETLAGWYIDRVYNYYFVNYRSPLQQVVGSYTTDRSQMTEELGGTVNKYTDPGRTLQLAKDADGYYGTTTSSINNNPYTRIRFCNDIIAKMDQPVTGNLSATFRQRAKGQMFFLRALQYFDLVRVYGGVPIVLTVQNASTSDPSIQIPRSKSSECFVQIVKDLDSAAALLPMKWEVPATDYGRLTAAGALAMKSRVLLTAASPLFNKDWDNTGSDKWQAALQAGLDAETKLTAAGYGLYGSTAKDWAQMTYAQTAAFNKEALMVFLFSTSQISSSGYNNGWENSVRPTDYKGSGNGISATKEMLDLFPLANGLRPTAANGYVDTFFFANRDPRFYRTFAFSGSKWGIKTNANKSTWFYRWKPSATGSPAYYGNNQTSSPAVVYKMSNPAADSTGYTYSNTSIFEYRYAELLLNIAECYAAKGDVGNALTYLGKIRARVGIPSANNYGIGTPADKYAAIEACLYERRIELAYEGKRFWDVQRWMLYDNTDNSGNSVTKLGLKPINGTSRNGYYWQAKTYVAKDPLSATDRNILIDPDASNFSTQIENLKAVYNKWFVMTPLDKPMDQVNNTPVTILFRPNYYLSGLGTSPLSSNPWLQQTIGWQDYSGGAGNFDYQQ
- a CDS encoding SusC/RagA family TonB-linked outer membrane protein; the protein is MFYKTILKVACVVLTICWGLQAQAQTKTISGQTVDDSTGEVISGVTIKVKNGPQTAVSNSQGIFTMNISAAGATLQYSHIGYEYGELRVTPGDSIRIKIKRQENKLDEIVVIGYGTQNKRNITGSIATIDPAAVADNPVASITEALRGQIPGLNVSGGSTRPGTLATLDIRQQFNWGKDNGNNLPLIVIDDVIQVDPQTGLNSLDRFNQLDLSEVESITVVRDAAAAIYGSRASQGALIVKTKRGKIGAPRVTYNAKFETNNAVSHAKVMNARQFGEFSNRFGRAAGWNTNNLYTDNELASMDSLNYDWLANDWRAANAMQHSLDLSGGAERATYFTGVSYYTQSPNLGSQDFKRWTYRGGTDVKLLSGLRLGVTIAAANTNLEKSFSKINFSDGFAVGGEQNDYNVLLHMPKYIPWSYNINGMDQYISPPLSSNRLGSASGNNSLSNYNYYALMNNGSKTTNKQFNYNVNFSLQYDVPFIKGLAFKVNYGLSQASGNTEQNMFPILLYQNKDITSAGQHLFSEVDPTHWAAITNKANTRVTYDNTTSKNEQSNFFVTYDRKFGEHSLSAMASVERATNSGEDRYQIYDTPNADIYNGTSISAGTLNTSNTITYRYEGGSLSYLGRLNYSFKNRYLLQFVFRSDASTVFAPENYWGFFPALSAGWVMSDEKFIRDNLPWVNFLKIRANVGHTGNNNIKPWKWLQVYGAQTDKGFGFGSNGGMYVTGLTPGVTPNREVRWDNTLQRNFGLDMAFLKNRLSVTFDQYFNSTRDMLTDMSKALNSPISVGGAFAEQNFAAVNAWGTELSVNWKDNIGDFNYSIGVNTGFSNYKTVKYFDQAFNYPSITSTARAIGNYAYAPVWGFSTWKQTSGGDGILRTDADIDNYWNYLTQNAANSGIAGAAPNFMGITTKSAMKKGMLVYQDEAGALDANGKTIAGPNGSVQEDEDYVKLRKSNRSYGLTTNISLGWRNLSLRTQIATSWGGDRMLDYIKQGTSSTNAMWSQPIYLVNMYDSTTNPNGRYPNLYYYDAFGGANSDFFMLPTFRMVVRSLSVGYALPVAWVKKAGIQNARVYLSGNNLWDLYNPYPNKYRNMYDDPKSEYPTLRTWALGLSVGF
- a CDS encoding DUF3826 domain-containing protein produces the protein MLWLFRKEGLRFIGKFALTGMLIIGVAHAQSDEAAIAYKKSIEARAYKIVTPLDLKDSVKFYKVRDVVAKQYIELSAIDARDAAAVKTIKNAAKDKAATDAALADQQKKLTAEKTQQHKVYLTQLSKYLDAGQIDVIKNGMTYNVLPLTYKGYLEMIPRLTTEEKQYIMNALVEARELAIDAGSSEKKHAWFGKYKGRINNYLSSHGYDVNKESKAWQERMKTQQAHK
- a CDS encoding pectate lyase family protein translates to MNRNWLYMIGFTGMLFFQKQAAAQYPVIPKSVEDSEAAVMARYQKLSDQAWAKALPVVEGGEKAGKPYRPWASKSSDLLKAAIPAFPGAQGGGAYTSGGRGGKVFVVTNLNDDGPGSFRWACEQGGPRIIVFNVAGIIHLSRPLNIRAPYITIMGQSAPGDGICIAGESVLIDTHDVIIRFMRFRRGQTEVTRRDDGLGGNAVGNIMIDHVSASWGLDENMSIYRHVYERQSNGKGEKLPTVNVTIQNSIFSEALDTWNHAFGSTIGGRNSTFMRNLWANNVARNPSVGMDGDFGFANNVIFNWWNRSADGGDDKSLFNFINNYYKPGPITPKNQPIAYRILKPESSRSRKDTLIFGKAYVNGNIVEGNEKVTKDNWAGGVQLEDKADVAAALSRIRVDKPFPMATFPILKATQAYDYVLKNAGAILPVRDAVDQRVVEDVRTGKITYSKDAKPAPVSKYLKRRLPLDSYKDGIISDIQQVGGYPAYKGTPYKDSDNDGMPDEYEKKNGLNPRNASDAPALAANGYSNVENYLNGLVNLNTVTPR
- a CDS encoding pectate lyase family protein; translation: MDFKKSVLAVISMGLFFTSNAQYPQVSKEDQEKAKALMDAAEKHSDSMWAIAYPIIKKEATEGRPYIPWASRYDELPHADIPAFPGAEGGGKVARGGRGGRVIVVTNLNDDGPGSFRWACEQGGARIVVFNVAGIIRLKSPVMVRAPYITIEGQSAPGDGICIAGETVWLNTHDVIIRYMRFRRGETWVGRRDDAIGGNPIGNIMIDHVSATWGLDENMSMYRHMYNDSTGKIEDKFGTVNITIQNSIFAESLDTWNHAFGSTLGGENCSFMRNLWADNTGRNPSVGWNGIFNFANNVVFNWVHRSIDGGDYRAQFNIINNYFQPGPATPKNSNVGHRILKPESGRSKLKYHVYGRAYVNGNVMQGYPEITKDNWNGGVQVEEEKDAGEYTPYIKQSKPLIMPQLTLVDAQTARSFVLANAGATLPRRDAVDTRIVKQVETGKINNVPSCPLPKTQFVHRRLPIDSYKIGIITDPCQTGGYPEYKGTPYKDSDNDGMPDDYEKKNGLKPNDASDAAAIAKNGYSNIENYLNSLVNVKNVVPAK